The Camelus bactrianus isolate YW-2024 breed Bactrian camel chromosome 32, ASM4877302v1, whole genome shotgun sequence genome includes a region encoding these proteins:
- the CRYBB1 gene encoding beta-crystallin B1, producing MNPGRGLLYRPLQVGTMSQPAAKASTTAAVNPGPDGKGKGAPPPGSAPGSGPAPPPAQPVPAAKGEVPPGIYKLVVFEQENFQGRRVEFSGECLNLGDRGFDRVRSLIVVSGPWVAFEQSNFRGEMFVLEKGEYPRWDTWSSSYRSDRLMSFRPVRMDAQEHKLSLFEGANFKGNTLEIQDDDVPSLWVYGFCDRVGSVKVSSGTWVGYQYPGYRGYQYLLEPGEFRHWNEWGAFQPQMQAVRRLRDRQWHREGCFPVLATEPPK from the exons ATGAACCCAGGCCGAGGGCTTCTTTACAGACCTTTGCAGGTGGGAACCATGTCTCAGCCTGCGGCCAAGGCCTCGACCACCGCGGCGGTGAACCCTGGGCCTgatgggaaggggaagggggccCCGCCCCCAGGATCAGCCCCAGggtccggccccgccccgcccccagcccagcccgtgCCGGCTGCTAAAGGAGAAGTGCCTCCTGGGATCTACAAG CTGGTGGTCTTTGAGCAGGAGAACTTCCAGGGCCGGCGGGTGGAATTCTCCGGGGAGTGCTTGAACCTGGGAGACCGTGGCTTCGACCGAGTGCGCAGCCTCATTGTCGTCTCGGGACC CTGGGTCGCCTTTGAGCAGTCCAATTTCCGGGGGGAGATGTTCGTCCTGGAGAAGGGTGAGTACCCGCGATGGGACACGTGGTCGAGCAGCTACCGCAGCGACCGGCTCATGTCCTTCCGACCCGTCAGGATG GATGCCCAGGAGCACAAGCTCTCCCTGTTTGAAGGTGCCAACTTCAAGGGCAACACCTTGGAAATCCAGGATGACGACGTGCCCAGTCTCTGGGTCTACGGCTTCTGTGACCGTGTGGGCAGCGTGAAGGTCTCCAGTGGAAC CTGGGTCGGCTATCAGTATCCTGGCTACCGTGGGTACCAGTATCTCCTGGAGCCTGGCGAGTTCCGGCACTGGAACGAGTGGGGGGCCTTCCAGCCACAGATGCAGGCTGTGCGCCGCCTGCGTGACAGACAGTGGCACCGTGAAGGCTGCTTCCCCGTCCTGGCCACAGAGCCCCCCAAGTGA
- the CRYBA4 gene encoding beta-crystallin A4: MFSGSVSEASNMSLQCTKSAGHWKIVVWDEDNFQGRRHEFTAECPSVLELGFETVRSLKVLSGAWVGFEHAGFQGQQYVLERGEYPCWDAWSGNTSYPAERLTSFRPVACANHRDSRLTIFEQENFLGRKGELSDDYPSLQAMGWDGNEVGSFHVHSGAWVCSQFPGYRGFQYVLECDHHSGDYKHFREWGSHAQTFQVQSIRRIQQ, translated from the exons ATGTTCTCTGGGTCCGTCTCG GAAGCAAGCAACATGAGTCTGCAATGCACCAAGTCAGCGGGACACTGGAAG ATCGTGGTGTGGGACGAGGATAACTTCCAAGGCCGGCGGCATGAGTTCACAGCTGAGTGCCCCAGTGTGCTGGAGCTTGGTTTTGAGACTGTGCGATCTTTGAAAGTGCTGAGTGGAGC GTGGGTGGGGTTTGAGCACGCAGGCTTCCAAGGGCAGCAGTATGTGCTGGAGCGGGGTGAGTACCCGTGCTGGGATGCTTGGAGCGGCAACACGTCCTACCCTGCCGAGAGGCTCACCTCCTTCCGGCCCGTGGCCTGCGCT AACCACCGTGACTCGAGGCTGACCATCTTTGAGCAAGAGAACTTCCTGGGCAGAAAAGGAGAGCTGAGCGATGACTATCCCTCCCTCCAGGCCATGGGCTGGGATGGCAATGAAGTGGGCTCCTTCCATGTCCACTCAGGGGC CTGGGTTTGCTCCCAGTTTCCTGGCTACCGCGGTTTTCAGTATGTGCTGGAGTGTGATCACCACTCAGGTGACTACAAGCATTTCCGGGAGTGGGGCTCTCATGCCCAGACCTTCCAGGTGCAGAGCATCCGAAGGATCCAGCAGTGA